The following coding sequences are from one Calditrichota bacterium window:
- a CDS encoding type II and III secretion system protein, which translates to MKRIILTTGLVMSLCLVSALFAQKELPREYTPPEELISLNSEIDISTALDLISEYAIQFAKKPIYDPDGHSGPIGVDIRSIPWKKALGLILSRRGLWYAEKPRYIQVISADEYESMLTGGGGEDMKLGAGMDLKPHSREVKIETVFFEGDRKALKEIGLDWSTFYQGKVLVDASQLGTLDITDNVFNVGARIPKKLIGVDLEVLLKAFDSKKIGKVLAQPQVVVTEGKEGTIQVGQDFSIKERDFAGNIIDRFYSTGTILKVTPYIIQNTAPDGKPLEPVIFLKIHVERSTAHPDVVSTIINKSQANSYLQLYDGEETLIAGLYSTEKNKVRKGVPILKDMPWWFLGFPYIFGYNRTEETEKELVIIIKATLLKDVLVRQKVTKTNAMNLSQTLAQNYRSDAFVRNDFSQIQASSDSPVHNFRVTSRPEASLVSNPTVKPLANSIPKVQNHSSITQYCFGKIIKIKNQLALIYWQRKPAEIKVDGKIGSIVRKSNSARKVNIIAEAKIIGTRQNRSVVKINKRRFDSTIRAGDVFVIKINATED; encoded by the coding sequence ATGAAAAGGATCATACTAACAACCGGGCTGGTAATGAGTTTATGCCTTGTGTCGGCGCTATTCGCCCAGAAAGAGCTGCCACGAGAATATACTCCGCCAGAAGAGTTGATTTCGCTGAACAGTGAAATTGACATCTCAACTGCGCTGGATTTGATCAGTGAGTACGCGATCCAGTTTGCCAAGAAACCAATCTATGACCCCGATGGCCATTCCGGGCCTATCGGAGTTGATATTCGAAGTATTCCCTGGAAAAAGGCATTGGGCTTAATTCTCAGTCGACGGGGTTTGTGGTATGCGGAAAAACCACGCTACATTCAGGTTATCAGCGCTGACGAGTACGAATCCATGCTCACTGGGGGTGGGGGAGAGGACATGAAGCTCGGCGCCGGCATGGATTTGAAACCCCACAGCCGGGAAGTAAAAATCGAGACCGTGTTTTTTGAAGGCGATAGAAAGGCGTTGAAAGAAATAGGTTTGGATTGGAGCACATTTTATCAGGGAAAAGTACTTGTTGACGCCAGCCAATTGGGGACCCTGGATATTACTGACAACGTGTTTAATGTGGGCGCCAGAATTCCCAAAAAACTGATTGGCGTGGATTTGGAAGTGTTGCTGAAAGCTTTTGATTCAAAAAAAATTGGTAAAGTGTTAGCTCAGCCGCAAGTGGTCGTGACTGAGGGAAAAGAAGGAACTATTCAGGTCGGACAGGATTTTTCGATCAAAGAACGAGATTTTGCCGGCAATATCATTGATCGTTTTTACAGTACAGGCACTATTCTCAAAGTAACGCCGTACATCATTCAAAATACCGCGCCGGATGGCAAACCGCTTGAGCCGGTCATTTTTCTGAAAATCCATGTTGAGCGAAGCACGGCGCATCCGGATGTCGTCAGCACGATTATCAATAAATCCCAGGCGAATTCTTATTTGCAGCTTTATGACGGCGAGGAAACTTTGATTGCCGGGCTGTATTCCACTGAAAAAAATAAGGTTCGCAAGGGAGTGCCAATTTTAAAAGACATGCCGTGGTGGTTTTTGGGATTTCCGTACATTTTTGGATACAATCGCACCGAAGAAACTGAGAAAGAGTTGGTCATAATCATCAAAGCGACGCTGCTGAAAGACGTGCTCGTCCGTCAAAAAGTGACGAAAACGAATGCGATGAATCTAAGCCAAACGCTTGCGCAAAATTATCGTAGCGACGCCTTTGTCAGAAATGATTTTTCTCAAATTCAAGCCAGTTCAGACTCGCCTGTACATAATTTTAGGGTGACAAGTCGACCGGAAGCCTCTTTGGTTTCCAATCCGACAGTGAAGCCGTTGGCAAACTCAATTCCCAAAGTGCAAAATCACAGTTCAATTACTCAATATTGCTTTGGCAAAATAATCAAAATAAAGAACCAGTTGGCATTAATCTATTGGCAAAGAAAACCGGCGGAAATTAAAGTCGACGGCAAGATCGGATCAATTGTGAGAAAATCTAATTCTGCGCGAAAGGTCAATATTATTGCAGAAGCCAAAATTATCGGCACGCGACAGAATCGTTCTGTTGTCAAAATCAATAAAAGAAGATTTGATTCAACTATTCGTGCCGGAGATGTTTTTGTGATCAAAATAAACGCAACCGAGGATTGA